The following proteins are co-located in the Apium graveolens cultivar Ventura chromosome 5, ASM990537v1, whole genome shotgun sequence genome:
- the LOC141661150 gene encoding uncharacterized protein LOC141661150 has product MDRLTWMYKIPRVSHAYVNGVNEFIACAVENLKKKQIEHGKEDRITCPCRDCYNLKKYPNIDTVREHLFRRGFMEDYTKWIWHGEGIHTSKTETSSKIYESYGDSMPRNEEDDAENDRVEEMIQDVEEILVHQPEVLENLVDDSKRPLYHGCNVQFTRLSTTLKFCKHKVKNGWSDKSFTEMLKLLAEMLPVKNELPTSTYEAKKILCPMGMNVKKIHACPNDCVLFRKEHEHLHTCPKRLFANSNDAKLVRWHVEGRKSDGMLRHPADSPQWRTIDGKFPEFGGEVRNLRLGLCADGMNPYHTLSSTHSTWPVLLTIYNLPPWLCMKRKYIMLTLLIPGPKEAGNNIDVYLQPLIEDLKLLWDQELQKNVYMGHRTFLPLTHPYRKRKNDFDGTIETRVARFPLTGKEVFERVKDIDVVLGKLYKKPTPNSIWKKRSIFWDLPYWEHLQVRHCLDFMHIEKNVCESIIGTLLNIPGKTKDEMKARLDLQELGVRAELAPQQSGKRAYLPPACYTLSRKEKISFCECLSSVKVPSGYSSNPKNLVSMKDLKLLGLKSHDCHVLMQHLLPVAIRGILPRHVRVVITKLCFFFNAICSKLIDPLTLDKLQADIIVTLCEFEMYFLHSFFDIIVHLVTHLVREIKICGPLYVRQMYPFERFLCILKAYVRNRRHPKASIVEGYSVEETIEFCTDYLASTDPVGIPRSRHEGRLDGQGTVGHKMITPGAEMLDRAHLFVLQHMTEVNPYLQEHILEIR; this is encoded by the exons ATGGATCGTCTCACGTGGATGTATAAAATACCACGGGTCTCGCATGCCTATGTTAATGGTGTTAATGAGTTCATTGCATGTGCGGTAGAAAATCTAAAGAAGAAACAAATCGAACATGGAAAAGAAGACAGGATCACATGTCCATGTCGTGATTGTTATAATCTGAAAAAGTATCCTAATATTGACACTGTTCGTGAGCATTTATTTCGCCGTGGTTTCATGGAAGATTATACTAAGTGGATTTGGCATGGGGAGGGAATACACACTAGCAAGACTGAGACTTCTAGCAAAATTTATGAAAGTTATGGAGATAGTATGCCTCGTAATGAAGAAGATGATGCTGAAAATGATAGGGTTGAAGAGATGATCCAAGATGTTGAAGAAATCCTAGTGCACCAACCAGAAGTTCTGGAGAACTTGGTTGATGATTCTAAAAGACCTCTCTATCATGGGTGCAATGTTCAATTTACTAGGTTATCAACAACCTTGAAGTTTTGTAAACACAAAGTAAAAAATGGTTGGAGTGACAAGAGTTTCACTGAAATGCTGAAACTTTTAGCAGAAATGCTTCCTGTAAAAAATGAGCTTCCCACTTCCACATACGAGGCGAAGAAGATATTATGTCCAATGGGTATGAATGTAAAGAAGATACATGCTTGTCCAAATGATTGTGTGCTCTTTCGCAAGGAGCATGAACATTTACACACATGTCCAAA ACGTCTCTTTGCAAATTCCAATGATGCAAAGCTTGTAAGGTGGCACGTGGAAGGGAGAAAATCAGATGGAATGCTCCGACACCCGGCTGACTCTCCGCAATGGAGAACCATTGATGGTAAATTCCCAGAATTTGGAGGAGAAGTTAGAAATCTACGACTAGGGCTTTGTGCAGACGGCATGAATCCGTATCACACTCTAAGCTCTACACATAGCACTTGGCCGGTTCTTCTAACGATATATAACTTGCCTCCTTGGCTATGCATGAAGCGTAAGTACATCATGTTGACATTGTTAATCCCTGGTCCTAAAGAAGCTGGAAATAATATAGATGTTTATCTTCAGCCACTTATTGAGGATTTAAAGTTATTGTGGGATCAAG AACTGCAAAAAAATGTATATATGGGTCATCGCACGTTTCTTCCACTTACTCACCCTTATCGTAAGAGGAAAAACGATTTTGATGGGACTATCGAGACTCGAGTGGCTCGTTTTCCTTTAACCGGGAAGGAGGTCTTTGAACGAGTTAAAGACATTGATGTTGTTCTTGGGAAGCTGTATAAAAAGCCAACTCCGAATAGTatttggaagaaaagatctaTATTTTGGGATCTACCATATTGGGAACACTTGCAAGTGAGACATTGCCTTGACTTTATGCATATTGAAAAAAATGTTTGTGAAAGCATTATTGGGACACTATTGAATATACCTGGGAAGACGAAGGATGAGATGAAAGCCAGGCTAGACTTGCAAGAGCTGGGTGTACGAGCTGAGTTAGCACCACAACAATCTGGTAAACGTGCGTATCTACCTCCCGCTTGTTACACTTTGTCCAGGAAAGAGAAAATAAGCTTTTGTGAGTGTTTATCAAGTGTCAAAGTTCCATCTGGATATTCCTCAAATCCAAAAAACCTCGTCTCAATGAAAGACTTGAAGCTTCTAGGTTTGAAGTCACATGATTGTCACGTGCTAATGCAACATCTTCTACCGGTTGCAATTCGAGGCATATTGCCGAGGCACGTGAGAGTGGTTATCACGAAATTGTGCTTCTTCTTTAATGCTATATGTAGCAAGCTCATCGATCCCTTGACTTTGGATAAATTGCAAGCTGATATTATAGTCACACTTTGTGAATTTGAAATGTATTTCCTACATTCATTCTTCGACATTATAGTGCATTTAGTGACTCATCTTGTGAGAGAGATAAAAATTTGTGGTCCTTTGTATGTGCGTCAAATGTATCCTTTCGAGAGGTTTCTGTGCATTTTAAAAGCATATGTGAGAAATCGGCGGCATCCTAAAGCAAGCATAGTTGAAGGGTATTCGGTTGAAGAGACTATTGAATTTTGCACGGACTATCTAGCATCTACCGATCCAGTAGGAATTCCGAGATCTCGTCATGAAGGTAGACTTGACGGTCAGGGTACAGTAGGACATAAAATGATCACTCCCGGTGCTGAAATGCTTGATAGAGCCCATCTCTTTGTTCTACAACACATGACAGAAGTTAATCCTTACTTACAAGAGCACATACTGGAGATTCGATGA